A stretch of the Sylvia atricapilla isolate bSylAtr1 chromosome 30, bSylAtr1.pri, whole genome shotgun sequence genome encodes the following:
- the NPR1 gene encoding atrial natriuretic peptide receptor 1 isoform X2 produces MLAVLAPLVAPLLALLPAALPAPAPLTLAAVLPRRNLTYPWAWPRVGPAVRLAAAAVNSRRDLLPGFALGWVFGDSEDRHGVCSEMAAPLVAVDLRLAHQPAAFLGPGCVYSAAPVARFTSHWRLPLLTAGAEAHGFDDKSEEFGLTTRAGPSHRKLGELGVQLHRRFNWTRRALLVYWDERVDDRPYYFAAEGLYVQLPALSNLTVMDVVFRDGGNFSFIIQEIKAKGRIVYVCCAPDTLRELMLQAESEGLTGGDFAFFYIDTFGASLSGPRFPEPRRPWHRGDTHDARARRAFQAVTIITYKEPENAEYRPFVERLKEEAREHFNFSVQDGLMNFIAAAFHDAVLLYAQALNETLERGGSVSDASAVTRQMWNRTFYGVTGFFKIDEQGDRESDYSLWDMDPEQGDFQIVANYNGTTKKIQMVPGRDIHWPGNAVPSDVPPCGFEGTDPRCRKASLSTLEILSLVVSLILTAVTATSFFIYRKLQLENELAAELWRVRWEDVQMSSMEKHLRNAGSKLTLSLRGSNYGSLMTAEGQFQVYAKTAYYKGNLVAVKHVNRKRIELTRKVLFELKHMRDVQNEHLTRFIGACTDPPNICILTEYCPRGSLQDILENESITLDWMFRYSLTHDIVKGMQFLHNGVIVSHGNLKSSNCVVDSRFVLKITDYGLESFRVAPDADDTHALFAKKLWTAPELLRMEEPPARGTQKGDVYSFGIILQEIALRSGVFYVEGADLSPKEIIERVKSGERPSFRPSANVGCHLEELGQLMQHCWAEDVLERPDFNQIKVQLRKFNRENSTNILDNLLSRMEQYANNLEELVEERTQAYLEEKRKAEALLYQILPHSVAEQLKRGETVQAEAFDSVTIYFSDIVGFTALSAQSTPMQVVTLLNDLYTCFDAIIDNFDVYKVETIGDAYMVVSGLPVRNGKLHAREVARMALALLEAVSSFRIRHRPQQQLELRIGVHTALKIHISEVTKAVLEEFGCFELELRGDVEMKGKGKLRTYWLLGERGSSTRG; encoded by the exons ATGCTGGCCGTGCTGGCCCCGCTCGTGGCCCCGCTGCTGGCGCTGCTCCCGGCCGCGctgccggccccggccccgctgacCCTCGCCGCGGTGCTGCCCCGGCGCAACCTCACCTACCCGTGGGCTTGGCCGCGCGTGGGACCCGCCGTGCGCCTGGCCGCGGCCGCCGTGAATTCCCGGCGGGATCTGCTGCCCGGCTTCGCCCTGGGCTGGGTGTTCGGCGACAGCGAGGACCGCCACGGGGTCTGCTCGGAAATGGCCGCGCCGCTGGTGGCCGTGGACCTGCGGCTCGCCCATCAGCCCGCGGCGTTTCTGGGGCCGGGCTGCGTCTATTCGGCGGCGCCGGTGGCCCGCTTCACCAGCCACTGGCGGCTGCCGCTGCTCACGGCGGGCGCCGAGGCGCACGGCTTCGACGACAAGAGCGAGGAGTTCGGTTTGACCACCCGAGCCGGCCCCAGCCACCGCAAACTGGGCGAACTGGGCGTGCAGCTGCACCGGCGCTTCAACTGGACCCGGCGGGCGCTGCTGGTGTACTGGGACGAGCGGGTGGACGACCGGCCCTATTATTTCGCCGCCGAGGGTTTGTACGTCCAGCTGCCCGCCCTGAGCAACCTCACGGTCATGGACGTGGTGTTCCGCGACGGCGGCAACTTCTCCTTCATCATCCAGGAGATCAAGGCGAAGGGGCGCA TCGTGTACGTGTGCTGCGCCCCGGACACGCTGCGGGAGCTGATGCTGCAGGCGGAGAGCGAGGGGCTCACGGGCGGCGACTTCGCCTTCTTCTACATCGACACGTTCGGGGCCAGCCTCAGCGGGCCGCGCTTCCCCGAGCCCCGGCGGCCCTGGCACCGCGGCGACACGCACGAcgcccgcgcccgccgcgcctTCCAG gctgtCACCATCATCACCTACAAGGAGCCCGAGAACGCCGAGTACCGGCCCTTCGTGGAGCGGCTCAAGGAGGAGGCGCGGGAGCATTTCAACTTCTCGGTGCAGGACGGACTG atGAATTTCATCGCCGCCGCCTTCCACGACGCGGTGCTGCTCTACGCCCAGGCGCTCAACGAGACGCTGGAGCGCGGCGGCTCCGTCAGCGACGCCTCGGCCGTCACCCGCCAGATGTGGAACCGCACCTTCTACG GTGTCACCGGCTTCTTCAAGATCGACGAGCAGGGGGACCGGGAGAGCGACTACTCGCTGTGGGACATGGATCCCGAGCAGGGAGACTTCCAG ATCGTGGCCAACTACAACGGCACCACCAAGAAGATCCAGATGGTGCCGGGACGGGACATCCACTGGCCGGGGAACGCGGTCCCGTCCGATGTCCCCCCGTGTGGCTTCGAGGGCACCGACCCCCGGTGCCGCAAAG CCTCGCTGTCCACGCTGGAGATCCTGTCGCTCGTGGTCAGCCTGATCCTCACGGCCGTCACCGCCACCTCCTTCTTCATCTACCG gaagctgcagctggagaacgAGCTGGCGGCAGAGCTGTGGAGGGTGCGCTGGGAGGACGTGCAGATGAGCAGCATGGAGAAACACCTGAGGAACGCCGGCAGCAAACTCACCCTGTCCCTG AGGGGCTCCAACTACGGCTCGCTGATGACCGCGGAGGGGCAGTTCCAGGTGTACGCCAAGACCGCCTATTACAAG ggTAACCTGGTGGCCGTGAAGCACGTGAACCGCAAACGCATCGAGCTGACGCGCAAGGTCCTGTTCGAGCTCAAACAC ATGAGGGACGTGCAGAACGAGCACCTGACGCGGTTCATCGGCGCCTGCACCGATCCTCCCAACATCTGCATCCTGACCGAGTACTGCCCGCGCGGGAGTCTCCAG GACATCCTGGAGAACGAGAGCATCACGCTGGACTGGATGTTCCGCTACTCGCTCACCCACGACATCGTCAAG GGGATGCAATTCCTGCACAACGGCGTCATCGTGTCCCACGGGAACCTCAAATCCTCCAACTGCGTGGTGGACTCGCGCTTCGTGCTCAAGATCACCGACTACGGCCTGGAGAGTTTCCGCGTGGCGCCCGACGCCGACGACACCCACGCGCTCTTCGCCA AGAAGCTGTGGACGGCGCCGGAGCTGCTGCGCATGGAGGAGCCGCCGGCGCGGGGGACGCAGAAGGGCGACGTCTACAGCTTTGGCATCATCCTGCAGGAGATCGCCCTGCGCAGCGGCGTCTTCTACGTGGAGGGCGCGGACCTCAGCCCCAAAG AGATCATCGAGCGGGTGAAGAGCGGGGAGCGGCCGAGCTTCCGGCCCTCGGCCAACGTGGGCTGtcacctggaggagctggggcagctgatgcagcactgctgggccGAGGACGTCCTGGAGCGCCCCGACTTCAACCAGATCAAGGTCCAGCTCCGCAAGTTCAACAG GGAGAACAGCACCAACATCCTGGACAACCTGCTGTCGCGCATGGAGCAATACGCCAACAacctggaggagctggtggaggAGCGCACGCAGGCGTACCTGGAGGAGAAGCGCAAGGCCGAGGCTCTGCTCTACCAGATCCTGCCCCA CTCGGTGGCGGAGCAGCTGAAGCGGGGGGAGACGGTGCAGGCCGAGGCGTTCGACAGCGTCACCATCTACTTCAGCGACATCGTGGGGTTCACGGCGCTGTCGGCGCAGAGCACCCCCATGCAGGTGGTGACGCTGCTCAACGACCTCTACACCTGCTTCGACGCCATCATCGACAACTTCGACGTCTACAAG GTGGAGACCATCGGGGACGCCTACATGGTGGTGTCGGGGCTGCCGGTGCGGAACGGGAAGCTGCACGCGCGGGAGGTGGCGCGGATGGCGCTGGCGCTGCTGGAGGCCGTCAGCTCCTTCCGCATCCGACACcggccccagcagcagctggagctgcgCATCGGCGTGCACACCG ccctgaaGATCCACATCTCGGAGGTCACCAAAGCCGTGCTGGAGGAATTCGGGTGCTTCGAGCTGGAGCTGCGGGGGGACGTGGAGATGAAG GGCAAGGGCAAGCTCAGGACCTACTGGCTGCTGGGGGAGCGCGGGAGCAGCACCCGGGGGTGA
- the LOC136372906 gene encoding proline-rich protein HaeIII subfamily 1-like, with protein MRGNTREPTGNPLGTHREPRIHREPPENPLGTLKPPGNPREPTKNSPGTPNPPGTPNPPGTHREPTGNPPGTPNPPGTPNPPGTLREPTGNPPGTLNPPGTHREPPGSPEYTGNPPGTLREPTGNPPGTPNSPGTHREPPGNPETTGNPEPTGNPPGTPNPPGTHREPRNQRESPGNPPGTPNPPGTHWEPPGKSPGTHREPRTHREPTGNPPGSHREPTGNPEPTGNPPGTHREPRTPREPRTHRVPRAVNLRDAPAPPLGPPRTSPGSAAPRGPRPRPPPTRRPPECVRSSFITKIRALVTPPASVVADGDPRPALVPSGGPLRSRFGGLSDLGEPPAPGRGWGGPCSRCPAGSGC; from the coding sequence ATGCGGGGGAACACCCGGGAACCCACCGGGAACCCCCTGGGAACCCACCGGGAACCCCGAATCCACCGGGAACCCCCCGAGAACCCGCTGGGAACTCTGAAACCACCGGGAAACCCCCGGGAACCCACCAAGAACTCACCGGGAACCCCGAACCCCCCGGGAACCCCGAACCCGCCGGGAACCCACCGGGAACCCACCGGGAACCCACCGGGAACCCCGAATCCACCGGGAACCCCGAATCCACCGGGAACCCTCCGGGAACCCACCGGGAACCCTCCGGGAACCCTGAATCCACCGGGAACCCACCGGGAACCCCCCGGGAGCCCTGAATACACCGGGAACCCACCGGGAACCCTCCGGGAACCCACCGGGAACCCACCGGGAACCCCGAACTCACCGGGAACCCACCGGGAACCCCCCGGGAACCCTGAAACCACCGGGAACCCCGAACCCACCGGGAACCCACCGGGAACCCCGAATCCACCGGGAACCCACCGGGAACCCCGAAACCAGCGGGAATCCCCCGGGAACCCACCGGGAACCCCGAACCCACCGGGAACCCACTGGGAACCCCCCGGGAAGTCACCGGGAACCCACCGGGAACCCCGAACCCACCGGGAACCCACTGGGAACCCCCCGGGAAGTCACCGGGAACCCACCGGGAACCCCGAACCCACCGGGAACCCCCCGGGAACCCACCGGGAACCCCGAACCCCCCGGGAACCCCGAACCCACCGAGTCCCCCGGGCTGTCAATCTCCGGGACGCCCCAGCCCCACCTTTGGGACCCCCCCGGACCTCCCCCGGTTCCGCAGCCCCTCGGGGACCCCGGCCACGGCCCCCCCCAACACGGAGACCCCCCGAGTGCGTCCGCAGCAGCTTTATTACAAAAATCAGAGCTCTTGTGACACCCCCGGCGTCGGTGGTGGCCGACGGTGACCCCCGCCCGGCTCTCGTCCCCTCCGGGGGTCCCCTCCGGAGCCGGTTCGGGGGGCTCAGTGACCTGggggagcccccagcccccggccGGGGTTGGGGGGGTCCGTGCTCGCGGTGCCCCGCGGGCTCGGGGTGCTGA
- the NPR1 gene encoding atrial natriuretic peptide receptor 1 isoform X1, giving the protein MLAVLAPLVAPLLALLPAALPAPAPLTLAAVLPRRNLTYPWAWPRVGPAVRLAAAAVNSRRDLLPGFALGWVFGDSEDRHGVCSEMAAPLVAVDLRLAHQPAAFLGPGCVYSAAPVARFTSHWRLPLLTAGAEAHGFDDKSEEFGLTTRAGPSHRKLGELGVQLHRRFNWTRRALLVYWDERVDDRPYYFAAEGLYVQLPALSNLTVMDVVFRDGGNFSFIIQEIKAKGRIVYVCCAPDTLRELMLQAESEGLTGGDFAFFYIDTFGASLSGPRFPEPRRPWHRGDTHDARARRAFQAVTIITYKEPENAEYRPFVERLKEEAREHFNFSVQDGLMNFIAAAFHDAVLLYAQALNETLERGGSVSDASAVTRQMWNRTFYGVTGFFKIDEQGDRESDYSLWDMDPEQGDFQIVANYNGTTKKIQMVPGRDIHWPGNAVPSDVPPCGFEGTDPRCRKASLSTLEILSLVVSLILTAVTATSFFIYRKLQLENELAAELWRVRWEDVQMSSMEKHLRNAGSKLTLSLRGSNYGSLMTAEGQFQVYAKTAYYKGNLVAVKHVNRKRIELTRKVLFELKHMRDVQNEHLTRFIGACTDPPNICILTEYCPRGSLQDILENESITLDWMFRYSLTHDIVKGMQFLHNGVIVSHGNLKSSNCVVDSRFVLKITDYGLESFRVAPDADDTHALFAKKLWTAPELLRMEEPPARGTQKGDVYSFGIILQEIALRSGVFYVEGADLSPKEIIERVKSGERPSFRPSANVGCHLEELGQLMQHCWAEDVLERPDFNQIKVQLRKFNRENSTNILDNLLSRMEQYANNLEELVEERTQAYLEEKRKAEALLYQILPHSVAEQLKRGETVQAEAFDSVTIYFSDIVGFTALSAQSTPMQVVTLLNDLYTCFDAIIDNFDVYKVETIGDAYMVVSGLPVRNGKLHAREVARMALALLEAVSSFRIRHRPQQQLELRIGVHTGPVCAGVVGLKMPRYCLFGDTVNTASRMESNGEPLKIHISEVTKAVLEEFGCFELELRGDVEMKGKGKLRTYWLLGERGSSTRG; this is encoded by the exons ATGCTGGCCGTGCTGGCCCCGCTCGTGGCCCCGCTGCTGGCGCTGCTCCCGGCCGCGctgccggccccggccccgctgacCCTCGCCGCGGTGCTGCCCCGGCGCAACCTCACCTACCCGTGGGCTTGGCCGCGCGTGGGACCCGCCGTGCGCCTGGCCGCGGCCGCCGTGAATTCCCGGCGGGATCTGCTGCCCGGCTTCGCCCTGGGCTGGGTGTTCGGCGACAGCGAGGACCGCCACGGGGTCTGCTCGGAAATGGCCGCGCCGCTGGTGGCCGTGGACCTGCGGCTCGCCCATCAGCCCGCGGCGTTTCTGGGGCCGGGCTGCGTCTATTCGGCGGCGCCGGTGGCCCGCTTCACCAGCCACTGGCGGCTGCCGCTGCTCACGGCGGGCGCCGAGGCGCACGGCTTCGACGACAAGAGCGAGGAGTTCGGTTTGACCACCCGAGCCGGCCCCAGCCACCGCAAACTGGGCGAACTGGGCGTGCAGCTGCACCGGCGCTTCAACTGGACCCGGCGGGCGCTGCTGGTGTACTGGGACGAGCGGGTGGACGACCGGCCCTATTATTTCGCCGCCGAGGGTTTGTACGTCCAGCTGCCCGCCCTGAGCAACCTCACGGTCATGGACGTGGTGTTCCGCGACGGCGGCAACTTCTCCTTCATCATCCAGGAGATCAAGGCGAAGGGGCGCA TCGTGTACGTGTGCTGCGCCCCGGACACGCTGCGGGAGCTGATGCTGCAGGCGGAGAGCGAGGGGCTCACGGGCGGCGACTTCGCCTTCTTCTACATCGACACGTTCGGGGCCAGCCTCAGCGGGCCGCGCTTCCCCGAGCCCCGGCGGCCCTGGCACCGCGGCGACACGCACGAcgcccgcgcccgccgcgcctTCCAG gctgtCACCATCATCACCTACAAGGAGCCCGAGAACGCCGAGTACCGGCCCTTCGTGGAGCGGCTCAAGGAGGAGGCGCGGGAGCATTTCAACTTCTCGGTGCAGGACGGACTG atGAATTTCATCGCCGCCGCCTTCCACGACGCGGTGCTGCTCTACGCCCAGGCGCTCAACGAGACGCTGGAGCGCGGCGGCTCCGTCAGCGACGCCTCGGCCGTCACCCGCCAGATGTGGAACCGCACCTTCTACG GTGTCACCGGCTTCTTCAAGATCGACGAGCAGGGGGACCGGGAGAGCGACTACTCGCTGTGGGACATGGATCCCGAGCAGGGAGACTTCCAG ATCGTGGCCAACTACAACGGCACCACCAAGAAGATCCAGATGGTGCCGGGACGGGACATCCACTGGCCGGGGAACGCGGTCCCGTCCGATGTCCCCCCGTGTGGCTTCGAGGGCACCGACCCCCGGTGCCGCAAAG CCTCGCTGTCCACGCTGGAGATCCTGTCGCTCGTGGTCAGCCTGATCCTCACGGCCGTCACCGCCACCTCCTTCTTCATCTACCG gaagctgcagctggagaacgAGCTGGCGGCAGAGCTGTGGAGGGTGCGCTGGGAGGACGTGCAGATGAGCAGCATGGAGAAACACCTGAGGAACGCCGGCAGCAAACTCACCCTGTCCCTG AGGGGCTCCAACTACGGCTCGCTGATGACCGCGGAGGGGCAGTTCCAGGTGTACGCCAAGACCGCCTATTACAAG ggTAACCTGGTGGCCGTGAAGCACGTGAACCGCAAACGCATCGAGCTGACGCGCAAGGTCCTGTTCGAGCTCAAACAC ATGAGGGACGTGCAGAACGAGCACCTGACGCGGTTCATCGGCGCCTGCACCGATCCTCCCAACATCTGCATCCTGACCGAGTACTGCCCGCGCGGGAGTCTCCAG GACATCCTGGAGAACGAGAGCATCACGCTGGACTGGATGTTCCGCTACTCGCTCACCCACGACATCGTCAAG GGGATGCAATTCCTGCACAACGGCGTCATCGTGTCCCACGGGAACCTCAAATCCTCCAACTGCGTGGTGGACTCGCGCTTCGTGCTCAAGATCACCGACTACGGCCTGGAGAGTTTCCGCGTGGCGCCCGACGCCGACGACACCCACGCGCTCTTCGCCA AGAAGCTGTGGACGGCGCCGGAGCTGCTGCGCATGGAGGAGCCGCCGGCGCGGGGGACGCAGAAGGGCGACGTCTACAGCTTTGGCATCATCCTGCAGGAGATCGCCCTGCGCAGCGGCGTCTTCTACGTGGAGGGCGCGGACCTCAGCCCCAAAG AGATCATCGAGCGGGTGAAGAGCGGGGAGCGGCCGAGCTTCCGGCCCTCGGCCAACGTGGGCTGtcacctggaggagctggggcagctgatgcagcactgctgggccGAGGACGTCCTGGAGCGCCCCGACTTCAACCAGATCAAGGTCCAGCTCCGCAAGTTCAACAG GGAGAACAGCACCAACATCCTGGACAACCTGCTGTCGCGCATGGAGCAATACGCCAACAacctggaggagctggtggaggAGCGCACGCAGGCGTACCTGGAGGAGAAGCGCAAGGCCGAGGCTCTGCTCTACCAGATCCTGCCCCA CTCGGTGGCGGAGCAGCTGAAGCGGGGGGAGACGGTGCAGGCCGAGGCGTTCGACAGCGTCACCATCTACTTCAGCGACATCGTGGGGTTCACGGCGCTGTCGGCGCAGAGCACCCCCATGCAGGTGGTGACGCTGCTCAACGACCTCTACACCTGCTTCGACGCCATCATCGACAACTTCGACGTCTACAAG GTGGAGACCATCGGGGACGCCTACATGGTGGTGTCGGGGCTGCCGGTGCGGAACGGGAAGCTGCACGCGCGGGAGGTGGCGCGGATGGCGCTGGCGCTGCTGGAGGCCGTCAGCTCCTTCCGCATCCGACACcggccccagcagcagctggagctgcgCATCGGCGTGCACACCG GGCCGGTGTGCGCGGGGGTGGTGGGGCTGAAGATGCCGCGGTACTGCCTCTTCGGCGACACGGTGAACACGGCGTCGCGCATGGAGTCCAACGGAGAGC ccctgaaGATCCACATCTCGGAGGTCACCAAAGCCGTGCTGGAGGAATTCGGGTGCTTCGAGCTGGAGCTGCGGGGGGACGTGGAGATGAAG GGCAAGGGCAAGCTCAGGACCTACTGGCTGCTGGGGGAGCGCGGGAGCAGCACCCGGGGGTGA